A single window of Selenomonas sputigena DNA harbors:
- a CDS encoding ABC transporter permease translates to MTALGFWPVFRREMAMLVHRIGGLGYLFSGLLFPMIYLLAFGWGLGSAVEVTGGYIAYLAKGMLAITVMMNGFQQTAISVSAARFYFRTFSVLRMSPVSDASIVFGIALAGAVRAILAGAAVFLAAWLFFDIRLLAVPGFVGLVLTAFCFAAFGVAVGLSIRGQEQFSVIINFFITPMTFFCGSFFPIANLPEIVQRLVSLLPLAHTNALLQADGWDGGALSSFVVLALLTALAFGWGVRRMKRYQEF, encoded by the coding sequence GTGACTGCGCTTGGCTTCTGGCCGGTCTTTCGGCGCGAGATGGCGATGCTCGTCCATCGCATCGGCGGCTTGGGCTACCTGTTCTCGGGGCTGCTCTTTCCGATGATCTACCTGCTCGCCTTCGGCTGGGGACTCGGCAGCGCCGTCGAAGTCACGGGCGGCTACATCGCCTACCTCGCCAAAGGGATGCTCGCCATCACCGTCATGATGAACGGCTTCCAGCAAACGGCGATCTCGGTCAGCGCCGCACGCTTCTACTTCCGCACGTTCTCCGTGCTGCGCATGAGTCCCGTGAGCGACGCCTCGATCGTCTTCGGTATCGCACTTGCGGGCGCCGTGCGAGCGATCCTCGCGGGGGCGGCGGTCTTCCTTGCCGCCTGGCTCTTCTTCGACATTCGGCTGCTCGCCGTGCCGGGCTTCGTGGGACTCGTGCTCACGGCGTTCTGCTTCGCGGCGTTCGGCGTCGCCGTAGGCCTTTCTATTCGCGGGCAGGAGCAGTTTTCCGTCATCATCAATTTCTTCATCACGCCGATGACATTCTTCTGTGGCTCCTTCTTTCCCATCGCCAACCTGCCCGAGATTGTACAGCGTCTCGTCTCCCTGCTGCCGCTCGCCCATACGAACGCACTGCTGCAGGCAGATGGCTGGGACGGCGGTGCGCTCTCGTCGTTCGTCGTGCTCGCGCTTTTGACAGCGCTCGCCTTCGGCTGGGGCGTCCGGCGCATGAAACGGTATCAGGAGTTTTAG
- a CDS encoding ABC transporter substrate-binding protein, protein MRKFGIIIALLCLVAAVVFIFLPRAQEAPQAKELTAKDSMGREVTMPAHPKRVVILNASNLDLFVAAGGADFVVGKPTSQALSETVKEKTAQAEEVGIIHQPDIEKILSLQPDLVIGTNVPFHTDLEETLGNAGIPIYIQALDDVPSLFDALTFYGKLTGDEKAAAKEVQTIKDKLAAVEKRAAGRTPPKSLLVFGSPESFNMGTKKCFTGGLIELLGGGNIADHAEGDGGYLPLSMEFVARENPSIIFAIVHGPTETLEPKMRRDLQESEAWADVDAVKNGRVYVLPYELFAINPGVRAADALEVLADIMYPEKK, encoded by the coding sequence ATGCGAAAGTTTGGTATCATCATCGCACTCCTGTGCCTCGTAGCGGCTGTCGTCTTCATCTTCCTGCCGCGTGCGCAGGAAGCGCCGCAGGCGAAGGAGCTGACGGCGAAGGACAGCATGGGGCGCGAAGTCACCATGCCCGCCCACCCGAAGCGCGTCGTCATATTAAACGCTTCGAACCTCGATCTCTTCGTCGCGGCGGGCGGCGCAGACTTCGTCGTCGGCAAGCCGACCTCGCAGGCGTTGTCGGAGACGGTCAAGGAAAAGACGGCGCAGGCCGAGGAAGTCGGCATCATCCACCAGCCCGACATCGAGAAGATCCTCTCCCTGCAGCCCGATCTCGTCATCGGCACGAACGTGCCCTTTCACACTGATCTCGAAGAAACGCTCGGCAATGCGGGCATTCCCATTTACATTCAGGCACTCGACGATGTGCCCTCGCTCTTTGATGCGCTGACCTTCTACGGCAAGCTCACGGGCGATGAGAAGGCGGCTGCAAAAGAGGTGCAGACGATCAAGGACAAGCTCGCGGCGGTTGAAAAACGTGCCGCAGGGCGCACACCGCCCAAGAGTCTGCTCGTCTTCGGCTCGCCCGAGAGCTTCAACATGGGCACGAAGAAATGCTTCACGGGTGGACTGATCGAACTGCTCGGCGGCGGCAACATCGCCGACCACGCCGAGGGCGACGGCGGCTATCTGCCGCTTTCCATGGAGTTCGTCGCACGCGAAAACCCCTCGATCATCTTCGCCATCGTGCACGGCCCGACGGAAACGCTTGAGCCGAAGATGCGCCGCGACCTGCAGGAGAGTGAGGCGTGGGCGGATGTCGACGCCGTGAAGAACGGACGCGTCTATGTCCTGCCCTACGAACTCTTCGCCATCAATCCCGGCGTGCGTGCGGCGGATGCACTTGAGGTGCTCGCCGACATCATGTATCCGGAGAAGAAGTAA
- a CDS encoding ABC transporter ATP-binding protein, giving the protein MSTKDTAIAIAGVSCSRKGKKILEDVTLDVESGTVMGLLGPNGAGKTTLIRLVAGLARPDAGTIHVCGEDAAKRSVRFRRLIGLVPQENTLESELTVGESLLAYARLYGIKNAEKMVHQTAERYHLSDFLDKRPEEISGGMKRRAVIARAAMTDPAVLLLDEPSAGLDPDLRQEVWALIRKLRDAGKTLLLTTHYMEEAERLCGRIAFLRAGRLRALDTAEGIRAAAGDAKDLEQAFLRLSHEEECS; this is encoded by the coding sequence CGCCGGCGTCTCATGCAGCCGCAAGGGCAAGAAAATCCTCGAAGACGTGACGCTCGACGTGGAAAGCGGCACGGTCATGGGGCTTCTGGGGCCGAACGGTGCGGGCAAGACGACGCTCATCCGTCTCGTCGCGGGACTGGCAAGGCCCGATGCGGGTACGATCCATGTATGCGGCGAGGATGCGGCGAAGCGCAGCGTGCGCTTTCGCCGTCTCATCGGCCTCGTGCCGCAGGAGAATACGCTGGAGAGCGAGCTGACTGTCGGAGAGAGCTTGCTCGCCTACGCACGGCTCTATGGTATCAAGAATGCCGAAAAGATGGTTCATCAGACAGCAGAACGGTATCACCTCTCGGACTTTCTTGATAAGCGTCCCGAAGAAATCTCGGGCGGCATGAAGCGACGCGCCGTCATCGCGCGTGCGGCGATGACCGATCCTGCCGTGCTGCTCCTCGATGAGCCGAGCGCGGGACTCGATCCCGATCTCAGGCAGGAGGTTTGGGCGCTCATACGCAAGCTGCGCGATGCAGGAAAGACGCTGCTCCTCACGACACACTACATGGAAGAGGCGGAGAGACTCTGCGGGCGCATCGCCTTCCTGCGCGCGGGCAGACTGCGCGCCCTCGATACGGCAGAGGGCATACGCGCGGCGGCAGGCGATGCAAAAGATCTTGAGCAGGCGTTCCTGCGCCTTTCGCATGAGGAGGAGTGTTCGTGA